A stretch of DNA from Dehalobacterium formicoaceticum:
CTTCATAGGCTTTTGCCGCCAGACCGTGAGGGTCGTGAAGGTAAATACTCTTTCCTCTGGCGCTGGTTTCCGCCGCACGGATAGACAAGGGGATTTCCGTTTGGAAAATGCGCAGTTTGTCACCGTAGTCGCGGCGCAGGATAAAGGAAATGTCCTTGGCAAAGTTGGTGCGGGTATCCACCATTGTCACCAAAACGCCGTCAATGGTCAGCTTCGGATTGATTTGCCGTCTTACCCTGGCTATGGTCTGTAAGAGCTGCGTCATTCCTTTGGCGGGCAAATAGTGTGCCTGAACGGGAATGATAACACTGTCTGCGGCAGCAAGGGCGTTGATGGTCATCATACCTAAGCTCGGCATACAGTCGATCAGTACATAGTCGTACTTGTCTTTGACGGTGTTGATGTAGCTGCGCAACACCGTTTCCCGGCTCATGGTGTTGACGAGTGACACCTCAATCGCGGACAATTCGATGTTTCCCGGCATGAGGTCAACACCTTCCGAATGGCGAAGGATGCCCTCGTCAGATCCATACGGTTCCTCCATCATTGTCTTAGTAAGGATAGTAGCCAGCGTAACGGGTAAATTGTCCGGTTCCCGATAACCCAATGAGTCTGTCAGGTTTCCTTGAGCATCCGCGTCTACCAGTAACACCTTTTTTTCTTGTGTCGCAAGGCCGATACCCAGGTTGACCGTTGTGGTCGTTTTGCCCGTGCCGCCTTTCTGGTTGGCAAGGGCGATTACTTTTGACACTTAAATTTCCTCCTTTCACGTAAATGAAGCCGTCTGCTTTATATTGATATGCTCCCCTTTGAGTAGACACCTGAAATAACAAAAATTCAGGACTACGCAAAGGGGAGTTTTTATGGGAAAAAGATATGTTAGTTATGAAGAAAAATTGGAAGCAGTAGAAAAATACAATCGCGGGGAAGGAAGCCAGAAGAATATAGCGCATGAATATGGGGTACATCAAGCCAGCTTTCAGCAATGGATAGCAAATTACGATGCCATGGGGCCATTAGGGCTGGCAACTGGACATATGAACAACAGATACAGCCTAGAATTAAAAACTGTAGCAGCAGAAGCGTATCTCCGGGGCGAAGGAAGCCAAGTAGAGATATGTAAAAGGTATAGCATCCGCAGTAAGAAGCAACTCCAGGATTGGATAACATTGTATAATGGTCATAAAGAGTTTCGGGCTATCGGAGGCCCAGGGAGAGGAATCTATATGACCAAAGGACGTACCACCACGTTAGACGAGCGGATTGAAATTGTCAGCTACTGCATAGCTAAAGGCAAGGACTATGGCGCGGCAATCGAGAAATACGCGGTGTCCTACCAGCAGATATACAGCTGGGTTGGCAAGTATGAGGAAAAAGGCGTAGACGGGCTGATCGATAAGCGCGGGAAACACAAGCAGCTGGAGGAAATGACTGAAGTCGAGCGCCTTCGAGCGGAGAACAAGATGCTCAAAGCCGAGAACAAACAAAAAGAAATGGAGATTGCTGTGCTAAAAAAAGTCCGGGAAATCGAAAGGAGGCGGGGCTAAGCGGCGTTCGGCAGGAAAGTTTTTACTTGTCTGTAAAGGAGCTGCATGAAAACGAAGCATACCCAATAGGGAATATTTGCAGGATATTAGACCTGAACAGGTCGTCCTATTACAAATGGCTCCACCGCAACAAGAGCACCCGTGAGTGTGAGAACGAGGATCTTCTTCACAAGCTTGGATATCTTTACGCTGAATTCAACGGTACATATGGATACAGGAGACTGACAGACGAACTGAACGCTAAATACAAAACCAACTACAACTACAAACGTATATACCGTCTTACCCAACTGGTAGGAATAAAAGCGGTCATCCGCAGGAAACGTCCGCAATACCAGCGTTCTACGCCGGAAGTTACGGCGGAGAACATTCTGAACCGTGATTTCACGGCAGAAAATCTTAACGAGAAGTGGCTAACCGATGTGACAGAATTCAAATACGGAGAAAATGCAAAGCTGTATTTGAGCGCAATCCTTGATCTCAAAGATAAAGGTATTGTCTCTTTCGCAATTGGCCGTAGCAACAATAACCAGCTCGTATTTGAAACCTTTGATTTGGCTGTTTCCAAATACCCGGATGCCCACCCGATATTTCATAGTGACCGGGGTTATCAATATACAAGTAAGCAATTCAAGACCAGATTGGACAAGGCTGGAATGATACAAAGCATGTCGCGGGTCGGTCGCTGCATCGACAACGGACCCATGGAAGGCTTTTGGGGCATTCTCAAATGCGAAATGTACTACCTTGGCAATTTCAAGGATTACGACAGTCTAGTAGCAGCCGTTGAGAGCTACATATATTTCTACAACTACGAACGCAGGCAAAAGAAGCTGAACAAAATGCCTCCGATGACCTACCGCCAGTTGTTCGAAAATGCAGCATAAAAAATGGACCCCGTTTTGACGGAGTCCAGGAAAAATGACTTTATTTTTTCATCTGTCTACTTGACAGGGAGCAGTTCATATGAGAATAAAGCAAACGGCTTTTTTTCTTAGTTTATATGAAAAGAGAACACCGTGTAAAAAACGACATTCTCTCAATCATTACTCATTCTAAAATTTGAACACTTTACATATGTCACCACTGGGATAAAATAATACATATAAACATGCCGAACATGGTTTTTTCAATACCTCTTTTATTGCAAAGTTAAATAAGGAACATTTTAGAACCTTGACTGTATTACAAATAAACTCTAACCATCCAAATTTGAGTGCCAAAAATAAAACGAAGCATGGTTCTGGTGCTATTGGCTATGGCAGTTAGTCATCATCACAATCCTCTAACAATATTTCCAGATGACTACGGAATTTCAATTCAAATATTCTACCATCCTTAACATTATCGGCAAACGTATTATAATCTACCGGACTTAAGAACGTAAAATAATACCGATCTGGTTTCCTATGTTTTTCAAGTTCCGCATTTAGAAGTTCAAAATGCCTTTTAGCTGCTCTGTTTTTTGCTTTATTTTCAAGGCTATCATCATTGTCTGACTTAATTTCTACGACAATAATGTTATTGTCTTTCTTGATAAAAAAGTCAGGATTAAAAGCTTTAAATTTACTTCCCTTATTTTTTTGATAATCAATGCTGTAGAACCCTTTATCTCTTGATTTAATCCATGTATCAATATGTTGCGAAAATCCGTCGCTGGTCAATAGCTCTACGAATTTTTTCTCAGGTTCAAGGGTGGTAAAAACTACATTAACTGGTGTTTTGAAATTATACCTGTTAATTTCGTTATCTTGGCGTTTTTTTAATTCTTGACGCACTGCTTCAAAAATAGTCAGTTCATCCTCTTCTATCTCATTTTTATAATTATCCGAGAAAAATAGCGACACATCTCTAATCAGAGTCCCATATCTTGAAGTTTCTGATTTCATATCTGCCGTATTTAATGGAACTAAAATATCTACCGCCTTTTCCAATACAGGAGTAGTCGGCTTTTTTCTAAGTAATCCATTAAAACGGCCATATATTTTATCGGCATTTTCTAAAGTAAGGAATGAACCATTCTCCCCAATATCTCTCATTGATTTTTCAATGAAGGTTCTAATATCTTGTATAGATGGAAGTTTCTCTTGCTCATATTCGCCACTGGGAAAGATCAACTTTGCTTCCAATGCACGACCTTTAAAACTCTCAATAATTTTATTGATCACTTCATCAATAGAAATCAATTCTTTTTGAATAATTGTCGATTTTAAATGAAGATGTCCCTTTATATCCTCATAAGTCGTTTTCTTGGGCTCTTTTTCGCTTTGAGAGACCAATTTAATACCATTTGTTAGGTCAAATACTTCTTGAGTCTTATTATCTTTTTTTCAATGGTACGCTCTTTCTTTGTGTAATTAATTGTATATACTCCAAAGTTATATTTATTTTTTTCAGTTAAGTTTACAATTTTACTGGAGACTGTCATTTCTTTTTCCAGCACTTCGTCCACCAGAGACTGTATACTCTTACTCCAGCTAGCATGATTAAAGACCCTAACCTTTGGTTGACCACTTGTGTTTTCAGGTATTCTAAGGCCTCTGCCTAATACTTGCGCTATTAGCAACTTGGAATTAAAAGCCCTGTCTTCCCAAGGTACTATTTGAAAAACGTTCTTTACATCCCAACCTTCGGTTAACATAGATACAGAAATTACCCACTCTGCTGGATTGCTCTTATCATCAACCGTTTTTAAGGCAATAACATTCTTTTTATGTTTAGGTGCCGACGTTACAACAAGTACTTTATCGTCAAATTCAGTTCGGCGTATACCTTCCTGTTTTTCAATAAAATCTAAAAAATCTTCATATAGGTATCCTGCCGATTTTATATCCTTTGTAACCATTATTGTTATAGGCTTAATATCACCATATTTCTTTTGAAATTCTTTATGATTATCATATATTTTTTGAAACTTTTCATATGGATCTCCATTTTCATCTTCGGCCACATATTCGACCAGTTTTACAAAACTTCTTTCCATAGCTTCTCTAAGAGAAAAGCGATATATTACATCAGAGAAATACTCGTTTTCTATGTAAGCTGTTCCAGTAAAACCAAGCAAATATTTAAAATGGAAATCTTCACTCATTAAAAAAGTTTTCCACTTCCTAATGTCGTTCTCTCCGCTGGAATTATATGCATGATGCACTTCATCACTTAAAACTAATGTTTTTTCTCCATACCCCTTAAGACTTGCTATTATGGATGAGCCTGTCCCATCATAAACAGCATGAATATTTTCTACACAAATATCTCCATCTTTTATAGTGCTGTTCGCATCAATTATTCTAGGATTTTTAAAAAACGCCGTTTCAGGGATACTTGCTTTTAATCTTACATCACTGGTTTTTTCTTCAAATTTTTCCATTAAACCTGACTCAATTGTCAAAGACGGGCACAAAACTAAAACTTTGGTTACTAAACCCAGGGACAACATAATTTGCGCTATGCCATAAATAACATAGCTTTTACCCGTAGCGGTTGCCAAATCAATAACACCGGAAAGCTTCCCTTTTAATGGGATATGTTGAATAAAATCATGCTCTGTACGATAAAGTCTTTGTAAATCTTGATTATTCTTATAATTCTCTCTTGCTAACTGATCAATATTGGAATACTCACCTGAAGCTAAGTATATGATAGCTGTCTTTATGGCCTCTTTCTGGTAATCGCGGTTTCCGCAAAGAATATCCAGATAATCTTCCCATTCATATAGATTTAGCTTTTTGACATCATAACTACTTCTAACTTTAAGAGTAAGATCTGAAGCATTGTTTCTAATAATGCCTTCCATCTACTGCACCCCCACAGAGAACTCTTCTTTAAACTCATTCCCATATATGTCGATATATATTGCTAAAACTTTCTTGCCCGGATTTTTTATGGGGATATTGATAATATTGGCATTTTTGAGGTCTTTTCTAACATCATCGGAAATATCTTTGTGTGTAGTTGCCCTTTTTTTACTTTTGGATATTAAATCTTTAGCAAAATAATAATCCTTCATGATAAAATCTCTGCTATAATCGTTGTCGATGAGTACTATAGACAAACTCTCAAAGTTATTTATTTCTTTTCCCGTTTCATCCATACTATAATCGGACATAAATTTTTTCATAGTTATATAGTAATTCCCATCGATATTGGTCAGTTCAGTTCCAACTTCTGGTTGCCTAATAAAATGAAACCCTACTGCTTCGTCTAAATCATTAATCTGGCTTTGACTTTGAGGCTGTTTGATTTTCTTGAAGTTTTGGTTATGTAGTTCTTTGATTACTTGATAAGGTATTTTCAAAAAATAATACCTTATACTGTCTATTTCATAATAATCATTTACAAAAGCAACATTATTGGCAGGAGCTACAATATAAAACCGATTTCTTATCCGCTCGCCTATGTTTCTATGAAGATCATGTAGATATTCTGAATCAACATCTGCATTACGCATCTTTTCATCCCAATACGGATAAATTTTAACAAAGGAACCCCTTTTTTCTCCATCAATTGATACACCGTTGATATTGTCTTTATCAATATCCTCAATGTCAAATAAATTTTTAACAAAAGACTTATATTTATCTTCCGTTAATGAAAACACCTTTCCTAAGTCATATAGACCTGCAGTTACCACAGAAAATGCTTTTGCATTCTGTTTATATTCTTTCTTAGGATTAACAACATCCTTGCTTTTTGATATTTCCAGCAACCTTTTTTGTATAGTGTACATTGATAATTTTCCAATGTCACACCCGATCCATCTGCGGTTTAATTTTTCAGCTACAGCTAATGTTGTTCCCGATCCAGCGAAACAGTCCATTACTAGATCGCCCTCTTGTGTACAGCTTTCAATAACTCGTTTTAGCAATTCTTCAGCATTTTCTGTTGGATAATTATTAGAAAACGCATATCCCTTGATGTCTGTCCAGTTATTATCAATGGGAACAGAATCTGTTTGTAAATACTCCGGGCGAGCTTCAATTTTTTTGCCCTCTAAATCATAATAGGGGATGTCAGGGTTTAAACGTAGCCTTCCTTCTTTTTCAAAAACGTCAATCTTTTCTTGGGTATATGTAAAATGCCTTCCTCGTCTCGGTAAATACTGCTTTCCAAAAATGACCCGTTCAGGAGGATTCCTTAAACCGGGTGATGTTAAATCGTCCCAAATGGGTTCTTTTTCTTTACCGCAAAAATTACATTTCCGAGGCATTTCGGGATTATTGAAATAGAAAGTGGACGATTTTGAGTAGAAGAAAATTGATTCCGTGCTAACATTAAATCTTGTAAGGTTTCGGAGAGACCGTTTGACCCTATTGATAACAATTTCGTTTCTAATATTATTTTTGCCGAAGACTTCATCCATAATAATTTTAATGTAATGACCAAAATGATAATCTAAGCGAACAAAAATCACCGCATCATCCGCCATCACTTCGCGCAATAATATGAGTCGGCGTCTAAGAAACTCAACAAAATCTGCACCTTTCCGCTTTGCACTATATGCACTTTGACCTTTGTTTCCGTCATAATCATCTCCCGTACCAAACGGGGGATCTATATATACAAGCTTAACTTTCCCTTTGATTTTTTTGGCAATAATCGGATCTTTATCATAATATATAGTTTTCAGCACTTGAAGATTATCTCCAAATATCAAAAGATTCTTCCAATCTTCATTTACTGACGGATGTTCATCCCCATTGTAGGTTTTTTCAATTTGTAAAGGTACGTTAGATATTTCATCAGTATCTGACAGTATATCTTCTTTACGCATTTTCCCTGCATAAGCAAGTTCGTATTCCTTTTGAATAGTAGGGAATAAAGAATATTTGTATTCAGCAGGAATACTCTGACCATCCTTTAAACACTTAACTATATAGTCAATATCATATTGGTTTAGCATAATAAACTCCTCCACGAATTAGTTTGCAACTGCTTCTTAGTTCTTTAATAGCTATTCATCGGGTGTTAAGTCCATAATGTCAGCAGAAGTACAATCCAACTCATTACAGATCTTTTGTATTACCTCGATGCTAACTGGTTGATTTTTGCTTAATTTAGAAAGAGTGGATGGGCTTATTTTGCATACCTTACGTAAATCCATTTTTTTCATACCTTTGTCAATTAATAGCTTCCATAGTTTGTTGTAGCTAATAGCCATACTGACACCTCCACTTAGTAAGAGAATATCAGAATACCCAGGGGAGAGCAATGCAATATTGTAAAATTATTCTATGTTTGCGTATTTAATTTATATAAAAAGAGAACATAAGCGCAAAACCTATGTCCTCATGTTCATCATTTTAATTACTGCTAAATCTGTACTTTCAGCTCTTGCCGGTATTGGGCGTAATGGTCGCTTAACACATACTCGATAACCCACACTTTAGGTATCCTATAGGCACTGCGGATGAAAAAATACTTTATATGGTTGCCATGCAAAATCTTTCGTGCCGTGGTCTCTCCAATGCCGCCTAACATGGCTCTAAATTCATCCAGTGTAACGACATCAGGATACGACTCAAAAAGCTGCTCGTAGTATTCTTGATTTTTCACAGTCATCAGCTCCTAAAAATATTTGTCAATGGTAGGATGACTGTTACAATATTGGTTTTTGATTAAACACGTTCGACGTTTCGACGGCAGACGGTTCGGATATCCCTCCTGAATATCCCTCCAATATCCCTCCAACGTCCAAAATTGATGTCAAAAACGCTCTTTTGAGAGAGCCTTGGAGTGACGTGGGTTTCCGGGTTTTAAGTGCCGCAAACCCGCATTATACAAGGTTTTTGAGGGTCTGAGGATTCCGGTAGAGTACGTTGCATTCCCAATGCTTCCGGTGAAGCTGAGGGACTCAAAATCCAGTGGTAGCGATACCGTGTCGGTTCGACCCCGACCTTCGGCACCAAAGACTCTCAGGTTATCCTGAGAGTCTTTTTAGTTCAAACAGGGGACGGTTCTTTGTTCTATCCCAAACAATCTGCCACTATTTTTCTTAAAATAGGCAAAACATCCTTTTCAAACCATGGATTGCGTTTTAACCAACCAAGGTTTAATGGGGAAGGATGAACTAATGGTAAATATTTTGGTAAGTATTTTTGAAAGTTTCTTAATGTTTCAGTTAAATTTTTCTCGCATTCTTTACCTAAATAGTATTTTTGTGCGTAATTTCCAGTAAGAACTATCGTTTCAATATTTGGCATTTCTTTTAATAAACGAGGATGCCATTTTTCTGCAAACCCCTTTCGAGGTGGCACATCTCCCGTTTTTGCTTTGCCTGGATAGTAAAAATCCATGGGTAATTGGGCGATACGGTTTGTTTTATAAAATTCTTCTCGTGATATTCCCATCCAATCTCGCAAACGGTCACCGCTTGGATCATTCCAAAACAAACGGGTTTCCTCTGCTTTACGACCCGGTGCTTGCCCAACAATAGCAATACGAGCATCTTTAGATGCTTTAAACAAAGGTGCAATCCCCGCTCTTGTGTAGGATTCGTTCTTTGGATCAGTCATTATTTCTTGTTTAATATTTTCAAATATTGTCATATTATACACGTCCTTTGGGGCAAACAGGGGACGGTTCTTTGTTCTAACTTCGGTAAATCTTATTGACAGTAAAACCGGTAAGTCTGGATATCTGTCTTAACGAACTTCCCTCAATCTTTTTTAAATATTTTAGTACTTCTTTCTGCGTCTCCTCCGGTTGATTCTGTAATGATGATAATACCAGACGATACTTGGACATAACTAATTCTTTTATTTCTTTGTCAGAGATTGTTTTTCTCGCTTCCGTAACTTCTAAACATTCATCATTACTGGTTTCCCTATTGAATATAATAAAATCCTGTTTGGATTTGTTTCTATCAGAATCCCACATATTTAAGACAAATTCAGTATCAACAATCCTTTTTCCGCCTATATATTCTTGATAGCTGCTCCATTCATATGCTCCTATGTCTTTTACTATTCCTGCTTTTATCGGATTTTGATGTATGTATCTTAACACTGTTAAAAAATATCTATCATCTTCCACTGCCTCACTTTTATATCGATCCTGGAATAAGTGCCCTTTTCTGCTATACTGCCAATTATACCAATATACATAACTGGCGCCTATTCTTTTCATGGTATTGGAAAGCTCCTCTTTCCCCTCTTTCATTAATAAATGCACATGATTTCCCATTAAACAATAAGCATATATTTTGTAGTTTATCTCTTCCTGATATTTTTCAAGAATATCAATAAATTTTTCATTATCTTCTTCATCCTCAAATAAGGTCTGCTGGTTGATTCCTCTTAACATAATATGATATATTCCACTTTCGCTTTTTTCTCTTGCCGTTCTTGGCATAAAAAATCACCTCACCAGTAGATTACCATACTGATGAGGTGATTGTCAAACAAAGAACCGTCCCCTGTTCTACCCTGTTCTACTTAAATACTGTTTGGTCGTTCACTGGTATTGTCAGTGCATCCAGAGCCTGGTCCACCAGTTTCCTGCGCAGGGATTTTTCGTCTTCCTTGGTTAACTGGGGATTACCCAAGGGGTAGGGAATGGCCACAGTGGGTACAATGCGGTTCGCCCCGACTGTCAGGGAAATGGGTACCACGGTACACATATGGACCACCGGCAGGCCTGTACTTTCAATTTCTTTCACCATCGTTGCGCCGCAACGGGTACAGGTGCCTCAGGTGGAAGTAAGAATCACGCCGTCCACACCGGCGTCCAGCAAATCCCGGGCAATTTCGGCTGCGAATTTCTTGGAATTGGCCACGGAGGTCCCGTTACCAACTGTGCTGTAATAATATTCATGAAGTTTGCCGATCTTCCCCTCGGCTTCAATTTCCTTCAGCACATCCACGGGCATGACCCGATCCCCATCCTGATTGGCATAAACAGGATCATAGCCCCCATGAGCCGTTTCACTGTTAGCCTCAGTCAGATCATTCAGTTCTGCCAGGCTGTATTTCCCGTATTTGGATGCACTGGAGGACTCAATCCGGTCCGGATTGCCTTTGGGCACAATACCACCGGTGGTAACCAAAGCGATGGTTGCCTGGGAAAGGTCTTTAATTGGGGCTCCGGGAGGAACCCGGTCAAACACCGGCATGGGATATTCGGTTTCAAAGCTCGCACCTTTCAGCTTCTTGACCAGCATCTCGACGGCTCTTTTCGCGCCCCGGTCTTCGGCGAAAAGGTTCACCCTGATCCCTCGGGGCAGATAGCCTTCTTCTGCCGGACTGCCGACAGCCTCCCCTTGGCCTAGTTTTAATGCCAGCTTAGCCATAGGTGCCACCGCTTTTCTCATACCTGCCGCCGAATTTCCTGTTTCAATAATATAGGCATACTTTTTATAGAGATCTACCCCCGGATTTTCCGGATACATGCCGGAGACCACCGGAACATTCAGCTCCTCCGTAACTGCTTTGGCAACCGCCCCGCAGGCAACTCCATAGCGTCCTGCATTAAAGGCCGGGCCGGCAATGACCACATCAGGATGATATTCTCTGATCATGGCAATGATCTCTTTACTGACCTGCTCGATGTTCTCATTAAAATATGAATCGCCGCAAATCATGGTGGCGACAATCTCCCCTTCTTCTCCCATGGCGGCGTTCAAAGCCATCCCTGGCCCCAGGACACCTGCCCGAAGCTCCGGAGGAACATCGGCTTTTTCTTCACCGCCGATTTGTCCGAAGAATTGGTTCAGATAATGGACAACCTTAATTTTGCTCACGCTTTTTCCCCCTCTCAATGGTGGATAAGTGATATTGATTAATATCCCCGGGCGGTCAGATTACCAAAGCCCAATTCATTAGTGGCTCCCGTAATCACTTGGATTTCCGCCGTGATGCTCCCATCTGTCCCCAAGCTTCCCGCTGAACCACCGGCGATCATATCTGCCGCTTCCGGATAGCCAATGACTTTTTCCATGGGAGGCAGGGTCACCACCTGATTCGCATTGCCTGCAGTTACAACAGCATTGCCCAGGGGCGTGGAATCAGCCAGAGACTGGGATGCCCCATCCTGTCCGGCATATTCATCACATATTAAAACCGTTTTGATGCCCTTGTTTTCCAATTTAGTGCAGTTCATCACCAAGTCCGCATCGGGATTTCCGAAACCTTCTTCTGAAACAATGGCTGCGTCGGCACCCAAAAATTCCACCAGTTTGGCTGTATAACAGGAAGAACGTTCTTTATCCGCCAAGGTTACATTCTCATTGGTCAGGACAACCCCGATAAAATTAATATCTTTACCATGGCGTTCATAAAGTTCATGGATTACAGGGCTGTTTTGATGCACATAGGTAGGATTTTTGTCACAGGCAGAGACACAGTTCCCACTGGCAATGGCTCCGTCCATCACCTCGGTGGGATAAATCAAGGTGGGCAGGATTTTCTTGACATCTTCCCCGTAAAGGTAAGTATCATGGAGCAAGCCCTGACTTTGCAGCATATAAACATAAACCACCTTGGGGAGATCAGGATACTCCTGCACTTGCTCCACCAGGGGTTTGGTTTCGTATGCTTTCACTTCGTCCGGCTCGATGTTTCGACCCGCCTCTCCCAAATAGGCGGCAGCTCTAAATCCGGCCATTCTTACCACCAATTCATGTTCATGCTGGTTCAAGCCTGCTTCAGGCTCTACCTTCAGCACAATGTTTTGGGTGACGGAAAAGGGGGTATATTTGGCTCCGATCCCGGACATATCAATAATTCCCTCCTGAAAACCAACAATTCTGCCCGTGGTAACGACAGCAGCCCCTTTCAGCACATGGGTTCTTCCCTCCCCGACTGTGTCTACGGAACTGATAAATCCCGGCAAAATGCCCCCGCTGCCGGATACCTTTACTCTGGGCTCGATGACATCCTTCACCGGGATAATCCTGGTTTTGTCTCCCGGTTTAGCCAGATCAATCACTAACGAAACAATCCGTTCATCATCACCGGCAGCAGCCTTTGCCAGTTGATCCCGGTCGATAAAAAGAGTCTGATTGACAACTTCAGTTTTACTGCCGAATTGTACATCCCTAATGAAAATGTTCCCCAATTCTAAGCGCACAACCTTCACCTCCTATGAAATATTCCTGCAAATTTTTCTTAATC
This window harbors:
- a CDS encoding ParA family protein, which translates into the protein MSKVIALANQKGGTGKTTTTVNLGIGLATQEKKVLLVDADAQGNLTDSLGYREPDNLPVTLATILTKTMMEEPYGSDEGILRHSEGVDLMPGNIELSAIEVSLVNTMSRETVLRSYINTVKDKYDYVLIDCMPSLGMMTINALAAADSVIIPVQAHYLPAKGMTQLLQTIARVRRQINPKLTIDGVLVTMVDTRTNFAKDISFILRRDYGDKLRIFQTEIPLSIRAAETSARGKSIYLHDPHGLAAKAYEAFTKEVQDIGEKQRKRQHQAGLSR
- a CDS encoding helix-turn-helix domain-containing protein, which translates into the protein MGKRYVSYEEKLEAVEKYNRGEGSQKNIAHEYGVHQASFQQWIANYDAMGPLGLATGHMNNRYSLELKTVAAEAYLRGEGSQVEICKRYSIRSKKQLQDWITLYNGHKEFRAIGGPGRGIYMTKGRTTTLDERIEIVSYCIAKGKDYGAAIEKYAVSYQQIYSWVGKYEEKGVDGLIDKRGKHKQLEEMTEVERLRAENKMLKAENKQKEMEIAVLKKVREIERRRG
- a CDS encoding DEAD/DEAH box helicase, yielding MEGIIRNNASDLTLKVRSSYDVKKLNLYEWEDYLDILCGNRDYQKEAIKTAIIYLASGEYSNIDQLARENYKNNQDLQRLYRTEHDFIQHIPLKGKLSGVIDLATATGKSYVIYGIAQIMLSLGLVTKVLVLCPSLTIESGLMEKFEEKTSDVRLKASIPETAFFKNPRIIDANSTIKDGDICVENIHAVYDGTGSSIIASLKGYGEKTLVLSDEVHHAYNSSGENDIRKWKTFLMSEDFHFKYLLGFTGTAYIENEYFSDVIYRFSLREAMERSFVKLVEYVAEDENGDPYEKFQKIYDNHKEFQKKYGDIKPITIMVTKDIKSAGYLYEDFLDFIEKQEGIRRTEFDDKVLVVTSAPKHKKNVIALKTVDDKSNPAEWVISVSMLTEGWDVKNVFQIVPWEDRAFNSKLLIAQVLGRGLRIPENTSGQPKVRVFNHASWSKSIQSLVDEVLEKEMTVSSKIVNLTEKNKYNFGVYTINYTKKERTIEKKIIRLKKYLT
- a CDS encoding DNA methyltransferase, with protein sequence MLNQYDIDYIVKCLKDGQSIPAEYKYSLFPTIQKEYELAYAGKMRKEDILSDTDEISNVPLQIEKTYNGDEHPSVNEDWKNLLIFGDNLQVLKTIYYDKDPIIAKKIKGKVKLVYIDPPFGTGDDYDGNKGQSAYSAKRKGADFVEFLRRRLILLREVMADDAVIFVRLDYHFGHYIKIIMDEVFGKNNIRNEIVINRVKRSLRNLTRFNVSTESIFFYSKSSTFYFNNPEMPRKCNFCGKEKEPIWDDLTSPGLRNPPERVIFGKQYLPRRGRHFTYTQEKIDVFEKEGRLRLNPDIPYYDLEGKKIEARPEYLQTDSVPIDNNWTDIKGYAFSNNYPTENAEELLKRVIESCTQEGDLVMDCFAGSGTTLAVAEKLNRRWIGCDIGKLSMYTIQKRLLEISKSKDVVNPKKEYKQNAKAFSVVTAGLYDLGKVFSLTEDKYKSFVKNLFDIEDIDKDNINGVSIDGEKRGSFVKIYPYWDEKMRNADVDSEYLHDLHRNIGERIRNRFYIVAPANNVAFVNDYYEIDSIRYYFLKIPYQVIKELHNQNFKKIKQPQSQSQINDLDEAVGFHFIRQPEVGTELTNIDGNYYITMKKFMSDYSMDETGKEINNFESLSIVLIDNDYSRDFIMKDYYFAKDLISKSKKRATTHKDISDDVRKDLKNANIINIPIKNPGKKVLAIYIDIYGNEFKEEFSVGVQ
- a CDS encoding helix-turn-helix domain-containing protein produces the protein MAISYNKLWKLLIDKGMKKMDLRKVCKISPSTLSKLSKNQPVSIEVIQKICNELDCTSADIMDLTPDE
- a CDS encoding DNA-binding protein gives rise to the protein MKNQEYYEQLFESYPDVVTLDEFRAMLGGIGETTARKILHGNHIKYFFIRSAYRIPKVWVIEYVLSDHYAQYRQELKVQI
- a CDS encoding uracil-DNA glycosylase family protein: MTIFENIKQEIMTDPKNESYTRAGIAPLFKASKDARIAIVGQAPGRKAEETRLFWNDPSGDRLRDWMGISREEFYKTNRIAQLPMDFYYPGKAKTGDVPPRKGFAEKWHPRLLKEMPNIETIVLTGNYAQKYYLGKECEKNLTETLRNFQKYLPKYLPLVHPSPLNLGWLKRNPWFEKDVLPILRKIVADCLG
- a CDS encoding REP-associated tyrosine transposase, with amino-acid sequence MPRTAREKSESGIYHIMLRGINQQTLFEDEEDNEKFIDILEKYQEEINYKIYAYCLMGNHVHLLMKEGKEELSNTMKRIGASYVYWYNWQYSRKGHLFQDRYKSEAVEDDRYFLTVLRYIHQNPIKAGIVKDIGAYEWSSYQEYIGGKRIVDTEFVLNMWDSDRNKSKQDFIIFNRETSNDECLEVTEARKTISDKEIKELVMSKYRLVLSSLQNQPEETQKEVLKYLKKIEGSSLRQISRLTGFTVNKIYRS
- the grdB gene encoding glycine reductase complex selenoprotein B yields the protein MSKIKVVHYLNQFFGQIGGEEKADVPPELRAGVLGPGMALNAAMGEEGEIVATMICGDSYFNENIEQVSKEIIAMIREYHPDVVIAGPAFNAGRYGVACGAVAKAVTEELNVPVVSGMYPENPGVDLYKKYAYIIETGNSAAGMRKAVAPMAKLALKLGQGEAVGSPAEEGYLPRGIRVNLFAEDRGAKRAVEMLVKKLKGASFETEYPMPVFDRVPPGAPIKDLSQATIALVTTGGIVPKGNPDRIESSSASKYGKYSLAELNDLTEANSETAHGGYDPVYANQDGDRVMPVDVLKEIEAEGKIGKLHEYYYSTVGNGTSVANSKKFAAEIARDLLDAGVDGVILTSTUGTCTRCGATMVKEIESTGLPVVHMCTVVPISLTVGANRIVPTVAIPYPLGNPQLTKEDEKSLRRKLVDQALDALTIPVNDQTVFK